A DNA window from Mycolicibacter terrae contains the following coding sequences:
- the fadD2 gene encoding long-chain-fatty-acid--CoA ligase FadD2 yields the protein MAKLTDLPGQAVTTLSRYLERGSAELHYLRKVIESGAVRLESPRIIANALADGARWGELGMIPALNARRNPDGLAVIDDDGSITFKELDDAANAVANGLVAMGVRGGDGVAILARNHRWFLIANYGCARVGARLILLNSEFSGPQIKDVSEREGAKLIIYDDEYTAAVAQADPPLGKLRALGVNPDSEEPSKSTDETLAQLIARSSKEPAPKVTKHASIIILTSGTTGTPKGANRSTPPTLAPIGGILSHVPFRAGEVTSLPSPMFHALGYLHGTLAMFFGSTLVLRRRFKPATVLEDLEKHKVTGIVVVPVMLSRILDQLEKTSPKPDLSHLRIVFVSGSQLGAELATRAMKDLGPVIYNMYGSTEVAFATIADPDDLQYNPATVGQVVKGVKVKILDDNGHELPRGEVGRIFVGNFFPFEGYTGGGGKQIIDGLLSSGDVGYFDERGLLYVSGRDDEMIVSGGENVFPAEVEDLISGHPDVVEATALGVEDKEWGARLRAFVVRKEGSSVDEDAIKVYVKEHLARYKVPREVVFLDELPRNPTGKILKRELRDL from the coding sequence ATGGCAAAGCTCACCGACCTGCCCGGCCAGGCCGTAACCACGCTCAGCCGCTACCTTGAACGCGGTAGCGCCGAGCTGCACTATCTGCGCAAGGTCATCGAATCCGGTGCCGTGAGACTCGAGTCGCCGCGCATCATCGCGAACGCACTCGCCGACGGAGCCCGCTGGGGCGAGCTGGGAATGATTCCGGCCCTCAATGCCCGCCGCAACCCCGACGGCCTCGCCGTCATCGACGACGACGGCAGTATCACCTTCAAAGAGCTCGACGACGCCGCGAACGCGGTGGCCAACGGCCTGGTGGCGATGGGCGTGCGGGGCGGCGACGGGGTGGCGATCCTGGCCCGCAACCACCGCTGGTTTCTTATCGCCAACTACGGCTGCGCCCGGGTCGGCGCCCGGCTGATCCTGCTGAACAGCGAATTCTCCGGCCCGCAGATCAAGGACGTCTCCGAACGCGAAGGCGCCAAACTGATCATCTACGACGACGAGTACACCGCCGCGGTCGCGCAGGCCGACCCGCCGCTGGGCAAACTGCGGGCGCTGGGTGTCAATCCGGATTCCGAGGAGCCGTCGAAGAGCACCGACGAGACGCTGGCCCAGCTGATCGCGCGTAGCAGCAAGGAACCGGCGCCGAAGGTCACCAAGCACGCGTCGATCATCATCCTGACGTCCGGCACCACCGGCACCCCCAAGGGCGCCAACCGCAGCACCCCACCCACGCTGGCGCCGATCGGCGGAATCCTGTCGCACGTCCCGTTCCGCGCCGGTGAGGTGACGTCGCTGCCCTCGCCGATGTTCCACGCGCTGGGCTACCTGCACGGGACCCTGGCGATGTTCTTCGGCTCGACGCTGGTGCTGCGCCGGCGCTTCAAACCGGCCACCGTGCTGGAGGACCTGGAGAAGCACAAGGTGACGGGGATCGTCGTCGTCCCGGTCATGCTGTCGCGGATCCTCGACCAGCTGGAGAAGACCAGCCCCAAACCGGACCTGTCGCATTTGCGGATCGTGTTCGTCTCCGGTTCGCAGCTCGGGGCCGAGTTGGCCACCCGGGCGATGAAAGACCTGGGGCCGGTGATCTACAACATGTACGGCTCCACCGAGGTCGCGTTCGCCACCATCGCCGATCCGGACGACCTGCAGTACAACCCGGCGACGGTGGGACAGGTGGTCAAGGGCGTCAAGGTCAAGATCCTCGACGACAACGGTCATGAGCTGCCGCGGGGTGAGGTCGGGCGGATCTTCGTCGGCAACTTCTTCCCGTTCGAGGGCTACACCGGCGGCGGTGGCAAGCAGATCATCGACGGATTGCTGTCCTCGGGCGACGTCGGCTACTTCGACGAGCGCGGCCTGCTCTACGTCAGCGGCCGCGACGACGAGATGATCGTCTCCGGCGGCGAGAACGTCTTCCCGGCCGAGGTCGAAGATCTGATCAGCGGACACCCCGACGTGGTCGAGGCGACCGCCCTGGGCGTCGAGGACAAGGAGTGGGGTGCGCGGCTGCGCGCCTTCGTGGTCCGCAAGGAAGGCTCCAGCGTCGACGAGGACGCCATCAAGGTCTACGTCAAGGAGCACCTGGCCCGCTACAAGGTGCCGCGCGAGGTGGTGTTCCTCGACGAGCTGCCGCGCAACCCCACCGGCAAGATCCTCAAGCGCGAACTCCGCGACCTGTAG
- the ligD gene encoding non-homologous end-joining DNA ligase yields MTGGLSLEVAGHRVAVTHPDKVVFPGRDGSAPRTKLDLIHYYLAVADDALRGVAGRPMILKRFVDGIDAEAVFQKRAPAKRPDWVSVAELRYASGRSAEEVVIDDAAGLAWVINLGCVDLNPHPVLAADLDHPDELRVDLDPMPGVGWPQIVEVALLAREVLADHGLTAWPKTSGSRGMHIYARVTPSWQFPQVRLAAQAVAREIERRAPQAATSRWWKEERGARVFVDFNQNAKDRTVASAYSVRATADARVSTPLYWDEVPESDPATFTIATVPERVAAIGDPWAGMDDTVGDLEPLLELAEAQGPAEKAPRGARKNIDGRRTSPLPLIEIARTKTRDEAMAALELWRERHAAAAKRLAPEDVLLDGMRGPSSIWYRVRINLQHVPAGQRPPQEELIADYSPWEGGKV; encoded by the coding sequence ATGACCGGCGGGTTGTCGCTGGAAGTGGCGGGACACCGGGTGGCGGTTACCCACCCGGACAAGGTGGTGTTCCCGGGCCGTGACGGCAGCGCCCCGCGCACCAAACTGGACCTGATCCACTACTACCTGGCGGTGGCCGACGACGCGCTGCGGGGCGTGGCCGGGCGGCCGATGATCCTCAAACGCTTCGTCGACGGCATCGACGCCGAAGCCGTCTTCCAGAAGCGGGCACCGGCCAAGCGTCCGGATTGGGTGTCGGTCGCCGAACTGCGCTACGCCTCGGGCCGGTCCGCCGAAGAGGTCGTCATCGACGATGCGGCCGGGCTGGCCTGGGTGATCAACCTGGGCTGCGTGGATCTCAACCCGCATCCCGTGCTCGCCGCCGACCTGGACCATCCCGATGAGCTGCGGGTCGATCTCGATCCGATGCCCGGCGTCGGCTGGCCGCAGATCGTTGAGGTGGCGCTGCTGGCCCGGGAAGTGCTGGCCGATCACGGGCTGACCGCCTGGCCCAAGACGTCTGGTTCGCGGGGCATGCACATCTACGCCCGCGTCACACCGAGCTGGCAGTTTCCGCAGGTTCGGCTGGCCGCGCAGGCGGTGGCCCGTGAGATCGAGCGGCGCGCGCCACAGGCGGCCACCAGCCGATGGTGGAAAGAAGAGCGGGGCGCCCGGGTCTTCGTCGACTTCAACCAGAACGCCAAGGACCGCACGGTCGCCTCGGCCTACTCGGTGCGTGCCACCGCCGACGCTCGGGTGTCCACACCGCTGTACTGGGACGAGGTTCCCGAGTCCGATCCGGCGACGTTCACCATTGCCACGGTGCCGGAGCGGGTCGCGGCGATCGGCGACCCGTGGGCCGGCATGGATGACACCGTCGGCGATCTGGAGCCGCTGCTGGAGCTGGCCGAAGCGCAGGGCCCGGCGGAGAAGGCACCGCGCGGCGCACGCAAGAACATCGACGGCCGGCGCACCTCACCGCTGCCGTTGATCGAGATCGCCCGCACCAAGACCCGCGACGAGGCGATGGCCGCGCTGGAGCTGTGGCGGGAACGGCACGCCGCGGCGGCGAAACGGCTGGCGCCTGAGGATGTACTGCTCGACGGCATGCGCGGTCCGAGCTCGATCTGGTACCGGGTCCGGATCAACCTGCAGCACGTTCCGGCCGGGCAGCGCCCTCCGCAGGAGGAGCTGATCGCCGACTACAGCCCCTGGGAGGGCGGAAAGGTCTAG
- a CDS encoding AMP-binding protein: MPDDIASALLARLGDQHPGLRTRQRDWTWDEVVRESAARAALAAELRRHGPFHIGVLLDNTPDFVFWLGASALSGAVIVGINPTRGDAEMAAEIRHADCQLIVTDTAGSDRLRGLNHGLDSERFLVIDGPDYPALVDAHRVEPAAAAGVGAETLMLLLFTSGTTGASKAVKCSQGRLTRIAETATNKFGHVRSDVDYCCMPLFHGNAIMALWAPALANGATVCLTPKFSASQFLSDVRYFGATYFTYVGKALGYLLATEERPDDADNTLVRGFGTEASPQDQAEFLRRFGAVLHEGYGSSEGGNAALPDPAAPPGALGRPAHSGIAVVDPQTRIECARAVLDEHGRVTNADDAVGEIVDKTGARDFEGYYKNEDADAEKIRDGWYWTGDLGYRDGAGFLYFAGRRGDWIRVDGENTSALTIERVLRRHPLVISAGVYAVPDPRSGDQVMGAIEVADPVGFDVAQFGAYLGAQADLGSKGTPRFLRISAGLPVTGSNKVLKRELQEQRWHTDDPVYRWVGRGGPVYTRMTDDDKRSLDAEFASYGRQSYISLPRR; encoded by the coding sequence ATGCCTGACGACATCGCCTCCGCGCTGCTGGCCCGCCTCGGCGATCAGCATCCGGGACTGCGCACCCGGCAGCGGGATTGGACCTGGGACGAAGTGGTGCGAGAGTCTGCCGCGCGTGCTGCACTGGCCGCCGAACTCCGCCGTCACGGACCCTTTCACATCGGCGTGCTGCTGGACAACACCCCCGACTTCGTGTTCTGGCTCGGTGCGAGCGCGTTGTCGGGCGCGGTGATCGTCGGGATCAACCCCACCCGCGGGGACGCCGAGATGGCCGCCGAGATCCGCCACGCCGACTGCCAGCTGATCGTCACCGACACCGCCGGATCCGACCGGCTGCGCGGTCTGAACCACGGCCTGGACTCCGAGCGCTTCCTGGTCATCGACGGCCCGGACTATCCCGCACTGGTCGACGCGCACCGGGTGGAGCCGGCCGCCGCTGCCGGCGTCGGCGCCGAAACGCTGATGTTGCTGTTGTTCACCTCCGGCACCACCGGCGCCTCGAAGGCGGTCAAGTGCAGCCAGGGCCGGCTGACCCGGATCGCCGAAACCGCCACGAACAAATTCGGCCACGTGCGCTCCGATGTCGACTACTGCTGCATGCCGTTGTTCCACGGCAACGCGATCATGGCGTTGTGGGCGCCGGCGCTGGCCAACGGAGCCACCGTCTGCCTGACGCCGAAATTCTCTGCGTCGCAGTTCCTTTCCGACGTGCGGTATTTCGGCGCGACGTACTTCACCTATGTCGGCAAGGCCCTGGGTTATCTGTTGGCCACCGAGGAGCGTCCCGACGATGCCGACAACACCCTGGTCCGTGGCTTTGGCACCGAGGCGTCGCCGCAGGATCAGGCGGAGTTCCTCCGTCGGTTCGGCGCCGTGCTGCATGAGGGCTACGGGTCCAGTGAGGGCGGCAACGCCGCGCTGCCCGACCCGGCGGCGCCGCCCGGCGCGTTGGGCCGTCCTGCACACTCCGGCATCGCCGTCGTCGATCCACAGACCCGTATCGAGTGCGCCCGGGCGGTCCTGGACGAGCACGGCCGGGTGACCAACGCCGACGACGCGGTCGGCGAGATCGTCGACAAGACCGGCGCCCGTGACTTCGAGGGCTACTACAAGAACGAAGATGCCGACGCCGAGAAGATCCGCGACGGCTGGTACTGGACCGGCGACCTCGGCTACCGCGACGGGGCCGGCTTCCTGTACTTCGCCGGCCGGCGCGGCGACTGGATCCGGGTCGACGGTGAGAACACCTCGGCACTGACCATCGAACGGGTGCTGCGCCGGCATCCGCTGGTCATCAGCGCCGGGGTGTACGCGGTGCCCGACCCCCGCTCTGGCGATCAGGTGATGGGCGCCATCGAGGTCGCCGATCCGGTGGGTTTCGACGTAGCGCAATTCGGGGCGTATCTGGGCGCCCAGGCCGACCTCGGCAGCAAGGGCACACCCCGGTTCCTGCGGATCTCGGCCGGCCTGCCGGTCACGGGTTCGAACAAGGTGCTCAAACGCGAACTGCAGGAACAACGTTGGCACACCGACGACCCGGTCTACCGCTGGGTGGGCCGTGGCGGGCCGGTCTACACCCGGATGACCGACGACGACAAGCGTTCCCTGGACGCCGAATTCGCGTCCTACGGCCGGCAGAGTTATATCTCCCTGCCCCGCCGCTAG
- a CDS encoding TetR/AcrR family transcriptional regulator, with product MARWQPDARERLVAAALELFNEQGYDDTTVAQISERAGLTKSTFFRHFPDKRDVLSAGQEAIGRLLAEGVAAAPAGATPLNAVCSGLRSAASAFTQLNRELAPKLKAVIATSAELQERNALKQIGLAAAIAGALRLREVPELTAALAAELGALALKKAYAQWAEPGETRDLGDIACEALRELHGAMAHLE from the coding sequence ATGGCCCGCTGGCAACCGGACGCACGTGAACGCTTGGTTGCCGCGGCGCTGGAACTTTTCAACGAACAGGGGTACGACGACACCACCGTCGCGCAGATCTCTGAACGTGCTGGGCTGACCAAGAGCACGTTCTTCCGGCACTTCCCGGACAAACGGGACGTCCTGTCGGCCGGTCAGGAAGCGATCGGCCGCCTCCTGGCTGAGGGCGTCGCCGCTGCGCCCGCGGGCGCCACACCGCTGAACGCGGTATGTTCCGGCCTGCGGTCGGCTGCCTCGGCATTCACGCAGCTGAATCGGGAACTCGCCCCCAAGCTCAAGGCAGTCATCGCTACCAGTGCGGAGCTGCAGGAACGTAACGCGCTCAAGCAGATTGGGTTGGCCGCTGCCATTGCCGGAGCCCTTCGTCTGCGTGAGGTCCCCGAGCTGACCGCGGCCCTGGCCGCTGAACTCGGGGCGCTGGCGCTCAAGAAGGCGTACGCCCAATGGGCTGAGCCCGGCGAAACGCGGGATCTCGGGGACATCGCGTGCGAGGCGCTGCGCGAGTTGCACGGCGCAATGGCCCATCTCGAATAA
- a CDS encoding SDR family oxidoreductase, which translates to MRIFITGASGGIGTAVVSELIAAGHQALGLARSEASAGLIRRLGAEAVSGDLADTDMLKRVADDADGVIHLAFSNDFTNLEAGIQAEARAIAAVGEVLVGTGKPLILAAGTPTVAGRPSTEEDPPQTEGPVGGRGRTSQAVVKLAEHGVRSALVRLPRSVHEAGGRCGFASMLIASARRTGVSGYVGDGGQRWPAVHRLDAARLFRIAVEEAPAGSILHAVADQGDPMREIAEVIGSRLRLPVQPVAAESYGVLGAIFAVDQPSSSALTRKRFGWQPSHPSLLADLSAGGYPDL; encoded by the coding sequence ATGCGCATTTTCATCACCGGAGCCAGCGGAGGAATCGGGACAGCCGTCGTCTCCGAACTCATCGCTGCAGGTCATCAGGCTCTCGGTCTGGCCCGGTCCGAGGCGTCCGCCGGCCTCATCAGGCGACTGGGCGCCGAGGCGGTTTCGGGGGACCTGGCCGACACCGACATGCTGAAGCGGGTGGCCGACGACGCCGACGGTGTCATTCACCTCGCCTTCTCCAACGACTTCACCAATCTCGAGGCCGGCATCCAGGCCGAGGCCCGCGCGATCGCGGCGGTGGGCGAAGTGCTGGTCGGCACCGGTAAGCCGCTAATACTCGCGGCGGGCACCCCAACGGTGGCCGGCCGCCCGAGCACCGAGGAAGATCCTCCGCAGACCGAGGGCCCGGTCGGGGGCCGCGGCCGCACCTCGCAGGCCGTCGTGAAGCTGGCCGAGCACGGTGTCCGATCCGCACTCGTGCGGCTACCACGGTCGGTACACGAGGCGGGCGGGCGCTGCGGCTTCGCCAGCATGCTCATTGCGTCGGCGCGGCGCACCGGAGTTTCGGGCTACGTCGGCGACGGCGGCCAGCGATGGCCTGCGGTGCACCGACTCGACGCGGCACGGCTTTTCCGGATCGCTGTTGAAGAGGCGCCGGCCGGTTCGATATTGCACGCCGTCGCCGACCAAGGTGATCCGATGCGTGAGATCGCCGAAGTCATCGGCAGCCGGCTGCGCCTACCGGTCCAGCCCGTCGCGGCAGAGTCTTACGGCGTACTCGGCGCCATCTTCGCCGTCGACCAGCCCTCCTCCAGTGCACTCACCCGCAAGCGGTTCGGCTGGCAGCCCAGCCATCCCAGCCTGCTCGCTGATCTCAGCGCGGGGGGCTACCCGGACCTGTGA
- a CDS encoding SDR family NAD(P)-dependent oxidoreductase: MGVLDKFRMDGRVAVVTGASSGLGVYFARAFAEAGADVVLAARRVEKLADAAELVAGTGRAALPVATDVADPAAATRMVEAAMERFGRVDVLINNAGIGTAHPATRETPEQFREVIDINLNGAYWAAQACGRVMGPGSAIVNISSVLGLTTAGLPQAAYAASKAGLIGLTRDLAQQWGSRKGIRVNAIAPGFFASEMTEQYRPGYLESVSHRIVLGRMGDPEELAATAVWLASDAGGYVTGQTVVVDGGFTIN, from the coding sequence GTGGGTGTACTGGACAAATTCCGGATGGACGGCCGGGTCGCGGTGGTGACCGGGGCGTCCTCGGGTCTGGGTGTGTATTTCGCCCGGGCGTTCGCCGAGGCCGGCGCCGACGTGGTGCTGGCCGCGCGGCGGGTGGAGAAGCTCGCCGATGCCGCCGAGCTGGTCGCCGGAACGGGACGCGCGGCCCTGCCGGTGGCGACCGATGTCGCCGATCCGGCGGCGGCCACCCGCATGGTGGAGGCCGCGATGGAGCGCTTCGGGCGGGTCGATGTGCTGATCAACAACGCCGGCATCGGAACCGCGCACCCCGCCACCCGGGAAACGCCGGAGCAGTTCCGCGAGGTGATCGACATCAATCTCAACGGGGCCTACTGGGCCGCGCAGGCCTGCGGGCGAGTGATGGGACCGGGGTCGGCGATCGTCAACATCTCCAGCGTCCTGGGACTGACCACGGCGGGGCTGCCGCAAGCGGCGTATGCCGCCAGCAAGGCCGGGCTGATCGGGCTGACGCGGGATCTGGCTCAGCAGTGGGGGAGCCGCAAAGGCATCCGGGTCAACGCGATCGCTCCCGGATTCTTCGCATCGGAGATGACCGAACAGTACCGTCCGGGCTATCTGGAAAGCGTCTCGCACCGCATCGTGCTGGGCCGGATGGGAGACCCCGAGGAACTCGCGGCCACGGCCGTATGGCTGGCCTCGGATGCCGGTGGTTACGTCACCGGGCAGACCGTCGTCGTCGACGGCGGGTTCACGATCAACTGA
- a CDS encoding phosphotransferase family protein, which produces MTVEGLDPAALRRYLIDRDVPVRGDLAVELIAGGRSNLTFKVSDEVSAWVVRRPPLGGLTPSAHDVGREFVVTRGLFGTNVPIARPVAFDADGTVCGAPLTVTEFVTGRVFRHTDDLDALSDAELAASAAALVRILVDLHAVDYRAVGLESFGRPDGFLERQVQLWARQWDLVRTRESDDAVTGDVAKLAAALADAIPSGAEPSVVHGDFRIDNTICDPEHAGTIRAVVDWELSTLGDPLTDIALMCAYRSPAFDLVFGHPAAWTSVRLPSADALAEQYAQLSGRDLGDWNFYLALANFKIGVIAEGITHRAQHGVGNVLHADQAAQAAPEFIAAARKALNR; this is translated from the coding sequence GTGACGGTCGAAGGCCTGGATCCGGCCGCCCTGCGCCGGTACCTCATCGACCGCGACGTACCGGTTCGGGGTGACCTCGCCGTCGAACTGATCGCCGGTGGCCGGTCCAACCTCACCTTCAAGGTCAGCGACGAGGTGTCGGCGTGGGTTGTCCGCAGGCCGCCGCTTGGCGGCCTGACACCGTCGGCGCACGATGTGGGCCGCGAATTCGTGGTCACCCGGGGGCTGTTCGGCACCAACGTGCCGATCGCCCGGCCCGTTGCGTTCGACGCCGACGGCACGGTGTGCGGTGCGCCGCTGACCGTGACCGAGTTCGTGACCGGCCGGGTGTTCCGGCACACCGACGATCTCGATGCGCTGTCCGACGCCGAATTGGCCGCCAGCGCCGCAGCGCTGGTACGCATACTCGTCGACCTTCATGCGGTCGACTACCGTGCGGTGGGGCTGGAATCCTTCGGCAGGCCGGACGGATTCCTGGAACGCCAGGTTCAGCTGTGGGCCCGCCAGTGGGACCTGGTGCGGACCCGCGAGAGCGACGATGCGGTCACCGGCGACGTGGCGAAGCTGGCCGCCGCACTCGCCGACGCCATCCCGTCAGGCGCCGAGCCCTCGGTCGTGCACGGCGACTTCCGTATCGACAACACCATCTGCGATCCCGAGCACGCCGGCACCATCCGGGCGGTCGTGGACTGGGAGCTTTCCACGCTCGGTGATCCGCTCACCGACATCGCCCTGATGTGCGCCTACCGGTCACCCGCGTTCGACCTCGTGTTCGGCCACCCCGCCGCGTGGACCAGTGTTCGGCTGCCGTCCGCCGATGCCCTCGCCGAGCAGTACGCGCAGCTCTCCGGACGCGACCTGGGGGACTGGAACTTCTACTTGGCACTGGCGAACTTCAAGATCGGGGTCATCGCCGAAGGAATCACCCATCGGGCTCAGCACGGCGTCGGAAACGTGCTGCATGCCGATCAGGCCGCGCAGGCCGCGCCGGAATTCATCGCCGCGGCACGAAAAGCATTGAATCGCTGA
- a CDS encoding acyl-CoA dehydrogenase family protein, producing MAIELSYSPDVTALVEKTQAFIEDVVLPVEDRHGGDIAAAGGDAVIKDLQAAARGAGVFAPHAPVEYGGLGLNMSDRAPVFEAAGYSLFGPAAVNIAAPDEGNVHLLAEVASADQKARYLAPLAAGEVRSAFAMTEPAPGAGSDPAALATKAERRSGDWYISGRKWYITGADGAAFFIVMARTSGEAGQRGGATMFLVPADSPGLTVGRHIPTLDRSMVGGHCEVLFDDVRVPEDAVLGEVDRGFEYAQVRLGPARMTHVMRWLGAARRGHDTALAHVVQRQAFGSALGDLGMIQHMVADNEIDIAATRALLVRACWELDQGGSAGDATSIAKTFAAEAIFRIVDRSVQMCGALGVTEDLPPARLSREVRPFRVYDGPSEVHRWAIAKRRIGAARRALKATQQ from the coding sequence ATGGCAATCGAGCTGAGCTACTCGCCGGACGTGACGGCGCTCGTTGAAAAGACGCAGGCATTCATCGAAGACGTGGTGCTGCCCGTGGAGGACCGCCACGGTGGCGACATCGCCGCCGCGGGCGGTGACGCGGTGATCAAGGACCTGCAGGCCGCGGCCCGCGGGGCGGGGGTGTTCGCACCGCATGCCCCCGTCGAATACGGCGGCCTGGGCCTGAACATGTCCGACCGCGCACCGGTGTTCGAGGCCGCCGGATATTCACTCTTTGGTCCGGCCGCGGTGAATATCGCTGCCCCGGACGAGGGCAACGTGCATCTGCTGGCGGAGGTGGCCAGCGCCGATCAGAAGGCGCGCTACCTCGCCCCGTTGGCCGCCGGCGAGGTGCGGTCCGCCTTCGCGATGACCGAACCGGCGCCCGGTGCCGGCTCGGATCCAGCGGCGCTGGCCACCAAAGCCGAACGCCGGTCCGGAGACTGGTACATCAGCGGACGGAAGTGGTACATCACCGGTGCGGACGGCGCCGCCTTCTTCATCGTGATGGCCCGAACCTCCGGGGAGGCCGGACAGCGTGGTGGCGCCACCATGTTCCTGGTCCCCGCCGACAGCCCCGGCCTGACCGTCGGCCGGCACATACCGACCCTCGACCGCTCCATGGTGGGTGGTCACTGCGAGGTGCTCTTCGACGACGTGCGGGTTCCCGAGGATGCGGTGCTCGGCGAGGTGGACCGCGGCTTCGAGTACGCCCAGGTCCGCCTTGGCCCCGCCCGCATGACGCATGTGATGCGGTGGCTGGGCGCGGCCCGCCGTGGGCATGACACCGCGCTCGCCCATGTCGTGCAGCGTCAGGCGTTCGGATCCGCGCTCGGTGATCTGGGCATGATCCAGCACATGGTGGCCGACAACGAAATCGACATCGCCGCGACCCGGGCGCTGCTGGTGCGGGCCTGCTGGGAACTGGACCAGGGCGGCAGTGCAGGCGACGCGACATCGATCGCGAAGACCTTCGCCGCCGAGGCGATCTTCCGCATCGTCGACCGCAGCGTGCAGATGTGTGGCGCGCTCGGCGTCACCGAGGATCTGCCGCCCGCGCGGCTGTCCCGGGAGGTCCGTCCGTTCCGTGTTTACGATGGCCCCTCGGAGGTGCACCGCTGGGCGATTGCCAAACGCCGCATCGGTGCGGCCCGACGGGCGCTCAAGGCGACTCAGCAGTGA